In one window of Chelmon rostratus isolate fCheRos1 chromosome 19, fCheRos1.pri, whole genome shotgun sequence DNA:
- the dpm2 gene encoding dolichol phosphate-mannose biosynthesis regulatory protein: protein MATGVDQAVGMSLVVFSLLLFTYYSVWVIILPFVDSDHVMHKYFLPREYSVILPGVAAIILLLCVGAFTAVVMWKSHKPKKVD, encoded by the exons ATG gctACAGGAGTGGATCAAGCAGTTGGTATGAGTCTTGTTGTCTTCAGCCTCCTGCTGTTTACATACTACTCTGTCTGGGTCATCATCCTG CCTTTCGTGGACAGTGATCATGTAATGCACAAGTATTTTCTTCCTCGGGAGTACTCCGTCATTCTGCCTGGTGTTGCAGCCATAatcctgctcctctgtgtaG GGGCCTTCACTGCAGTTGTCATGTGGAAGAGTCACAAGCCAAAGAAAGTGGACTAG
- the fam102ab gene encoding family with sequence similarity 102 member Ab isoform X2, translating into MSANPITGVLDPSICRVSVRKELKGGKAFSKLGFADLNIAEFAGSGSTVRCCILEGYDTKNTRQDNSILKVTIGMTLLSGDPCFKTPTSTDKSVSTLNDPTLQLDCKGESTDATLQPLGGIVEGPRAFKPRQLSVHSSGRPEEGESVSSPDDIFHTGHFRSSSYASQHSKISGYSTAHSRCSSLTDLSHHRNASSSSSASCGFAHPSQPSPSTPTEPHRQATPTKPERPPPPSAAALMSNRSSRRKKDTVDRQPSCVDDTRIDADDIVEKIVQSQNFSDSSNNEDSNLRLFVSKDGTTALSGTQLAHRGTPGIFEPVVIETH; encoded by the exons CTAGGTTTTGCTGACCTCAACATTGCAGAGTTTGCTGGTTCAGGCTCCACAGTTCGCTGCTGCATCCTGGAGGGTTATGATACCAAAAACACTCGACAGGACAACTCTATCCTCAAG gtAACAATTGGCATGACTCTTCTGTCTGGGGATCCCTGCTTTAAAAC GCCCACCAGTACAGACAAATCTGTCTCCACTTTGAATGACCCCACCCTGCAGCTGGACTGTAAGGGTGAGAGCACTGATGCTACACTGCAGCCACTGGGAGGCATCGTGGAGGGTCCTCGCGCCTTCAAACCCAGACAGTTGTCAGTACATAGCTCAG gccgacctgaggagggagagagtgtgtcCAGCCCAGACGACATCTTTCACACCGGTCATTTCCGCAGCTCCAGCTACGCCAGCCAGCACAGCAAGATCTCAG GCTACAGCACAGCTCACTCTCGATGCTCCAGCCTGACTGACCTCAGTCACCATAGGAAtgcctcctccagcagcagtgcCTCCTGTGGGTTCGCCCACCCTTCCCAACCATCTCCCTCCACCCCGACCGAGCCACACCGACAAGCAACTCCCACCAAACCAGAGAgacctcctccaccctctgcagCGGCCCTCATGTCCAACAGATCCTCCAG gaggaagaaagacacTGTGGATAGGCAGCCCAGCTGCGTGGACGACACTCGCATTGATGCAGACGACATCGTGGAGAAGATTGTCCAGAGTCAGAACttttctgacagcagcaacaatgaaG acaGCAACTTGAGACTGTTTGTCAGCAAAGATGGGACCACTGCCCTCAGCGGGACACAGCTTGCCCACAG aGGAACACCTGGTATTTTTGAGCCCGTGGTCATCGAGACTCACTGA